The Arachis duranensis cultivar V14167 chromosome 2, aradu.V14167.gnm2.J7QH, whole genome shotgun sequence genome has a window encoding:
- the LOC127744720 gene encoding uncharacterized protein LOC127744720, whose translation MVPPFLATRGMATSLLFLRFRLELESTSCVKGLLLPDVRVVFSICYKLMMKSSMGQVYSIPLKDTAHMGNSSIFVYKSRTEIEAADKQRRECSNVGVRIGAII comes from the exons ATGGTACCGCCGTTCCTGGCGACTAGAGGCATGGCGACGAGTCTCCTTTTCCTCCG TTTTCGTTTGGAGCTAGAGAGTACTTCTTGTGTCAAGGGCTTGTTGTTGCCAGATGTAAGGGTGGTATTTTCGATATGTTATAAACTA ATGATGAAATCTTCCATGGGGCAAGTGTACAGTATACCCTTGAAGGATACAGCTCATATGGGAAATAGTTCAATATTCGTTTACAAAAGCAGAACTGAGATTGAGGCTGCTGATAAGCAAAGAAGGGAGTGCTCTAATGTAGGCGTCAGAATTGGTGCAATAATTTGA
- the LOC110272481 gene encoding putative disease resistance RPP13-like protein 1 — translation MAAELVGGAVLSSIFNVVFDRISSPEFANWIKGKKLTQKLLERLKTTLYAVQAFLIDAEQKQIKERAVKDWLDSLKAAMYVADDLLDDVFTKAATQKDPGTFFSRFLNSQDREIANRMEEIIDRIESIVNQKDTLGLTKIPKEDMSWRITTSLVGSSNIYGREKDKEAIVKMLLNDDDTGDGDIPVISIVGMGGIGKTTLAQLIYDDDKVENYFNFRGWVCVSEEFDVIKVTKTIIEAITKSPCNLNDLNLLQHELKKRLSEGKFFVVLDDAWNENYGNWNRLLKPFQNGVKGSKILVTTRSTKVALAAQTISSYELSLLSNEDCWLIFSKHARLSTYSMENPTLEKLGRDIVKKCHGLPLAAQALGGLMHGNSDVEHWNRILKSEIWELSEDESELIPALRISYYYLPSCLKDCFVYCSLYPKDYGFDKDELILLWMAQNFLQPVGKKTPEEVGDKYFDELIARSFLQPHSTWENKFAMHDLVHDLAMMFAGEFYFRAEELQNAVEVDIKTRHLSHNAKGNYPISKLLGVCDRIKHTRTFLEINLDRSIPFNMENTPCILLSQLKYLRALSFKDFPLESVPDSIGDLIHLRYLDLSRTDIVTLPESLDNLYNLQTLKLYSCYNLKLLPVGMKGLVNLRHLDIRGTQSLHEMPKGMSKLKNLQFLSDYVVGKRKENKITELGALADLRGSISIGKLENVVKSSEALEARLSDKDGIDSITLSWSSNEEENTVDSQMERDILDKLRPHTNLKGLFIYGYRGTRFSDWVGHSSYHNITKITLGDFSLGGCRNCCMLPSLGQLPSLKHLTIIGFESLESVGAELYFNQNGESCLETPPFPMLETLSFYSMPCWKEWRSLEFNAFPRLRELKIIGCPMLRGDLPSQLPSLQSLQILNCKQLSCCVPRAPSITNLSISGNHLVESVVEAITHTQLSCLTSLRISGCSSHIWFPVSAIPPSLQHLTIEDCRELEFQMDGQHHSLQVLSIQNSCDSITSFSLLDAFPNLVRVFIIKCEMMECIVVSRSLSSLRDLNIFACRSLKSVSTIWMAAPQLEGLKIVGCPEIELSATGDPHHSLRSLEISYSEKLVSSAAFMNSQFHRLTRLCICHECESVKCLPKEGWLPASLESLTLYGVKSVETLECKGLAHLTSLQHLSIDECPKLENIDGEKLPASLIQLFIRESPLLAKRCEMKDPQLWPKVSHIPAIQVNWSWIW, via the coding sequence ATGGCTGCAGAACTTGTAGGTGGAGCTGTTCTGTCTTCCATTTTTAATGTTGTTTTTGACAGGATATCCTCACCTGAATTTGCGAACTGGATCAAAGGGAAGAAGCTTACTCAGAAGCTGCTTGAAAGGTTGAAGACTACTCTTTATGCTGTTCAAGCCTTTCTCATTGATGCTGAGCAGAAGCAGATCAAGGAGAGAGCTGTCAAGGACTGGCTGGATAGTCTCAAAGCTGCTATGTATGTTGCTGATGACTTGCTAGATGATGTCTTCACCAAAGCTGCCACTCAGAAGGATCCAGGTACCTTCTTCTCTCGTTTTCTCAATTCGCAAGATAGGGAGATAGCAAACAGGATGGAGGAAATCATTGATAGGATAGAGTCTATTGTGAACCAAAAAGACACTCTTGGTCTCACAAAAATTCCTAAGGAGGACATGTCATGGAGGATCACAACATCTCTCGTTGGAAGTTCTAATATATATGGTAGGGAAAAAGACAAGGAGGCCATAGTGAAaatgttgttgaatgatgatGACACTGGTGATGGTGATATACCTGTGATTTCCATTGTGGGTATGGGCGGAATTGGAAAGACTACTTTGGCCCAATTGATTTACGATGACGATAAAGTGGAGAACTACTTTAATTTTCGAGGTTGGGTTTGTGTGTCCGAAGAGTTTGATGTTATTAAGGTCACCAAGACTATAATTGAGGCAATAACAAAGAGTCCTTGTAACTTGAATGATTTGAATTTACTTCAGCATGAGTTAAAGAAGAGATTATCCGAAGGGAAATTCTTTGTGGTTTTGGACGATGCATGGAATGAGAATTATGGTAATTGGAATAGGCTTCTAAAACCTTTTCAGAATGGGGTTAAGGGGAGCAAAATTCTCGTAACTACTAGAAGTACAAAGGTGGCTCTTGCGGCACAGACTATTTCATCTTATGAACTAAGTTTATTGTCGAATGAAGATTGTTggttaatattttcaaaacatGCACGGCTTTCCACTTACTCTATGGAGAATCCAACTTTGGAAAAGCTTGGCAGAGATATTGTAAAGAAGTGTCATGGCTTGCCCTTGGCAGCTCAAGCACTAGGAGGCTTAATGCATGGAAATTCTGATGTCGAGCATTGGAATCGTATATTGAAGAGTGAGATTTGGGAATTGTCCGAAGATGAGAGCGAACTCATTCCAGCATTAAGAATCAGTTACTACTATCTTCCTTCATGTCTGAAAGACTGTTTTGTTTATTGTTCGTTGTATCCAAAGGATTATGGATTTGATAAAGATGAATTGATCTTGTTATGGATGGCTCAGAATTTTTTACAACCAGTTGGGAAAAAGACTCCAGAAGAAGTTGGTGATAAATACTTTGATGAATTAATTGCGAGATCATTTTTGCAACCTCATAGTACTTGGGAAAATAAATTTGCGATGCATGATCTTGTGCATGATTTGGCAATGATGTTTGCTGGAGAATTCTATTTTAGAGCGGAAGAGCTTCAGAATGCAGTTGAGGTTGATATTAAAACTCGTCATTTGTCCCACAATGCTAAAGGCAATTATCCAATCTCAAAACTTTTGGGAGTTTGTGACAGAATAAAACATACAAGGACATTTCTTGAAATCAATCTGGACAGGTCGATTCCATTCAACATGGAAAACACACCTTGTATCTTATTGTCACAGTTGAAGTACCTGAGAGCGTTGTCTTTCAAAGACTTTCCTCTTGAGTCAGTACCTGATTCAATAGGTGACTTGATTCATTTGCGTTACTTGGATCTCTCTAGGACCGACATTGTGACATTGCCGGAGTCATTGGATAACCTCTACAATTTGCAGACCTTGAAGTTGTATTCCTGCTATAATCTGAAATTGCTACCTGTTGGCATGAAAGGCCTTGTAAATTTGCGGCATCTTGATATTAGAGGGACTCAGTCATTGCATGAGATGCCAAAAGGCATGAGCAAGTTGAAAAATTTGCAGTTTTTAAGCGACTATGTTGTTGGGAAGCGTAAAGAGAACAAGATCACAGAATTGGGAGCACTTGCAGATCTACGCGGATCAATTTCCATTGGCAAATTGGAGAATGTAGTGAAGAGCAGTGAAGCTTTGGAGGCAAGATTGTCCGATAAGGATGGCATTGATTCTATAACGTTAAGTTGGTCATCGAATGAAGAGGAGAATACAGTTGATTCCCAAATGGAAAGAGATATACTTGACAAGTTACGACCTCACACTAATTTGAAAGGGTTATTTATCTATGGTTACAGGGGTACAAGATTTTCAGATTGGGTGGGACATTCTTCCTACCACAACATCACCAAAATAACACTGGGTGATTTCTCTTTGGGTGGTTGTCGGAATTGTTGTATGCTTCCTTCACTTGGACAATTGCCCTCTTTGAAGCACCTAACAATTATAGGCTTTGAAAGTCTGGAAAGTGTGGGTGCTGAGTTATACTTTAACCAGAATGGTGAATCTTGTTTGGAGACACCACCATTCCCAATGCTTGAAACTCTTTCGTTTTATTCAATGCCTTGCTGGAAGGAGTGGCGTTCATTGGAGTTCAATGCATTCCCGAGACTCAGGGAGCTTAAAATAATTGGGTGTCCGATGTTGAGAGGAGATTTGCCCAGTCAACTACCATCTTTGCAATCACTTCAGATTTTGAATTGCAAGCAGCTGAGTTGTTGTGTTCCAAGGGCTCCTTCGATTACgaatctttcaatttcaggaaacCATCTAGTGGAGTCGGTGGTGGAGGCCATAACGCACACGCAACTGAGTTGCCTGACGTCTTTGCGCATCTCAGGTTGTTCCTCCCACATATGGTTTCCAGTGAGTGCTATTCCCCCATCACTACAACACTTGACGATTGAGGATTGCAGAGAATTGGAATTCCAAATGGATGGGCAACATCACTCGCTGCAGGTACTATCAATACAGAACAGCTGTGATTCAATTACATCCTTCTCGTTGTTGGATGCCTTTCCAAATCTCGTGCGTGTTTTTATCATCAAGTGTGAAATGATGGAGTGTATTGTGGTGTCACGCTCTCTTTCATCTCTCCGGGATTTAAATATCTTCGCGTGTAGGAGTTTGAAGTCCGTGTCGACGATATGGATGGCAGCACCTCAGCTAGAGGGTCTCAAAATAGTGGGATGCCCAGAGATCGAGTTGTCAGCAACAGGGGATCCACACCATAGCCTGAGATCTCTTGAGATCAGCTACAGCGAGAAACTAGTGAGCAGTGCAGCATTCATGAATTCCCAATTTCACCGGCTTACTCGTCTTTGTATTTGTCATGAATGTGAGAGTGTGAAGTGCCTCCCAAAGGAAGGTTGGTTGCCTGCCTCCCTTGAGTCTCTCACACTGTATGGCGTGAAAAGTGTGGAGACGTTGGAATGCAAGGGACTTGCCCACCTCACCTCCCTCCAACATTTAAGTATTGATGAATGTCCCAAGTTGGAGAACATTGACGGAGAAAAGCTGCCTGCCTCTCTAATACAACTCTTCATACGTGAAAGTCCTTTGTTGGCTAAACGGTGCGAGATGAAGGACCCACAGCTTTGGCCCAAAGTTTCCCACATCCCTGCCATTCAAGTTAATTGGAGTTGGATTTGGTAA